A DNA window from Caulobacter mirabilis contains the following coding sequences:
- a CDS encoding substrate-binding domain-containing protein: MKKLLGTAAALAVMTIASQAHAARDYVWAAGSSTVFPFTTRVAENYAKKTGNKAPKVESLGTGGGIKLFCGGTGEGFPDIANASRPMKKSEFDACAAKGVKDIIQIRIGYDGIVVATDKDGADYNFKLEHLYLGLSSKVLRFGKHVANPYKTWDEVGSGLPGNRIVVYGPPPTSGTRDAFIELGVEAGARKFPILEEMRSNNEKGFKGLVDPLRSDGWIDAGENDNAIVQTLTRTPGSLGVFGFSFLEENGDKVKGATINGVAPTPTTIANGSYPLSRSLYIYVKKSNLGVTPGLKEFVSEFVSDAATGRGGYLQSRGLIPLPAAQHEANKASASEGKTMSRPTS; the protein is encoded by the coding sequence ATGAAGAAGCTCCTCGGTACGGCCGCCGCCCTGGCGGTCATGACCATCGCCTCGCAGGCCCACGCGGCCCGCGACTACGTCTGGGCCGCCGGCTCCTCGACGGTGTTCCCGTTCACCACCCGCGTGGCCGAGAACTACGCCAAGAAGACCGGCAACAAGGCCCCCAAGGTCGAGTCGCTGGGCACCGGCGGCGGCATCAAGCTGTTCTGCGGCGGCACGGGCGAAGGTTTCCCGGACATCGCCAACGCCTCGCGCCCGATGAAGAAGTCGGAGTTCGACGCCTGCGCCGCCAAGGGCGTGAAGGACATCATCCAGATTCGCATCGGCTACGACGGCATCGTCGTCGCCACGGACAAGGACGGCGCCGACTACAACTTCAAGCTGGAGCACCTGTACCTGGGCTTGTCGTCCAAGGTCCTGCGCTTCGGCAAGCACGTCGCCAACCCGTACAAGACCTGGGATGAAGTCGGCTCGGGCCTGCCGGGCAACCGCATCGTGGTCTACGGCCCGCCGCCGACCTCGGGCACCCGCGACGCCTTCATCGAGCTCGGCGTCGAAGCCGGCGCCCGCAAGTTCCCGATCCTCGAGGAAATGCGCTCGAACAACGAAAAGGGCTTCAAGGGCCTGGTCGATCCGCTGCGTTCGGACGGCTGGATCGACGCCGGCGAGAACGACAACGCCATCGTCCAGACGCTGACCCGCACCCCGGGCTCGCTGGGCGTGTTCGGCTTCTCGTTCCTGGAAGAGAACGGCGACAAGGTGAAGGGCGCGACCATCAACGGCGTCGCCCCGACCCCGACCACCATCGCCAACGGCTCCTACCCGCTGTCGCGCTCGCTCTACATCTACGTCAAGAAGTCCAACCTCGGCGTCACGCCGGGCCTGAAGGAGTTCGTGAGCGAATTCGTCTCCGACGCGGCCACCGGTCGTGGCGGCTACCTGCAGAGCCGCGGCCTGATCCCGCTGCCCGCCGCCCAGCACGAAGCCAACAAGGCCTCGGCCTCGGAAGGCAAGACGATGAGCCGTCCGACCTCGTAA
- a CDS encoding UDP-2,3-diacylglucosamine diphosphatase, translating to MTADAQILSCRAVFISDVHLGTRGCQADMLLDFIKHMECEQLYLVGDIIDGWKLKGGWHWPQSHNDVVQKILRLARKGVQVTYVPGNHDDRARDFCGVHFGGVVVARDCIHQTADGRRFLVVHGDEFDGIVQHARWLAFLGDWSYRTLLMLNTLVARARRRMGLGYWSFSAYLKVKVKNALQFIENFEKAVTDEARRRGVDGVICGHIHKAEMRDMDGILYVNDGDWVESCTALVEHHDGRLEIIEWAGRRSWSNIPQAIPAALPEPAAA from the coding sequence ATGACCGCCGACGCCCAGATATTGAGCTGCCGCGCCGTTTTCATCAGCGACGTGCATCTGGGCACGCGCGGATGTCAGGCGGACATGCTGCTCGACTTCATCAAACACATGGAATGCGAGCAGCTCTATCTGGTCGGCGATATCATCGACGGCTGGAAGCTGAAGGGCGGCTGGCACTGGCCTCAGAGCCACAACGACGTCGTCCAGAAGATCCTGCGCCTCGCCCGCAAGGGCGTTCAGGTGACCTATGTCCCGGGCAACCACGACGACCGCGCGCGTGACTTCTGCGGCGTGCATTTCGGCGGCGTGGTCGTGGCCCGCGACTGCATCCACCAGACCGCCGACGGCCGCCGGTTCCTGGTGGTGCACGGCGACGAGTTCGACGGCATCGTCCAGCACGCGCGCTGGCTCGCCTTCCTCGGCGATTGGTCCTATAGAACCCTCCTGATGCTGAACACCCTGGTGGCCCGCGCGCGCCGCCGCATGGGGCTCGGCTACTGGAGTTTCTCGGCCTATCTGAAGGTCAAGGTGAAGAACGCCCTGCAGTTCATAGAGAACTTCGAAAAGGCCGTGACCGACGAGGCGCGTCGGCGCGGCGTGGATGGAGTCATTTGCGGCCATATCCACAAGGCCGAGATGCGCGACATGGACGGCATCCTGTACGTCAACGACGGCGACTGGGTCGAAAGCTGCACCGCCCTGGTCGAGCATCACGACGGACGCCTGGAAATTATCGAGTGGGCCGGACGACGTTCCTGGTCCAACATTCCGCAGGCGATTCCCGCCGCCTTGCCGGAGCCTGCCGCCGCCTGA
- a CDS encoding glycosyltransferase family 4 protein has translation MRILLATDAWEPQVNGVVRTLTRVVDEMRAMGHQVEIISPDQFPTVPLPTYSEIKLAVGAYEPVQEKFKSFEPEAIHIATEGPVGLAARRVCMEWKLPFTTSYHTRFPEYVSARLPVPLAAGYAYMKWFHKPSGRMMVATETMREELERHGFRNISAWSRGVDTEMFHPRRPDETDVFAHLPRPIFLNVGRVAVEKNIEAFACLDLPGTKVVVGDGPQKAELEAKYPDVVFTGAKFGEELAAHFNSADVFVFPSLTDTFGLVILEAMATGSPVAGFNAPGPADIVPGSGAGVLAPGRTDGLREACIACLDLDRKQVRRFAETFSWRACAEQFVKNLEPYPEPEKTRFWRRLRRLARLRRRREAA, from the coding sequence ATGCGTATTCTGTTGGCCACCGATGCCTGGGAGCCCCAGGTCAACGGCGTTGTCCGTACGCTCACGCGCGTCGTCGACGAGATGCGCGCCATGGGCCATCAGGTCGAGATCATCAGCCCCGATCAGTTCCCGACGGTGCCGCTGCCGACCTATTCGGAGATCAAGCTGGCGGTCGGCGCCTACGAGCCCGTGCAGGAGAAGTTCAAGTCGTTCGAGCCCGAGGCGATCCACATCGCCACCGAGGGACCGGTCGGCCTGGCGGCGCGGCGCGTCTGCATGGAATGGAAGCTGCCGTTCACGACCAGCTACCACACACGTTTTCCCGAGTACGTCTCGGCCCGCCTGCCTGTGCCCCTGGCGGCCGGCTACGCCTACATGAAGTGGTTCCACAAACCGTCCGGCAGGATGATGGTGGCCACGGAGACGATGCGCGAAGAGCTGGAGCGTCACGGCTTCCGCAACATCTCCGCCTGGTCGCGCGGCGTGGACACCGAGATGTTCCATCCGCGTCGTCCGGATGAGACCGACGTCTTCGCCCATCTGCCCAGGCCGATCTTCCTGAACGTCGGGCGGGTCGCCGTGGAGAAGAACATCGAGGCCTTCGCCTGCCTCGACCTGCCCGGCACCAAGGTGGTGGTCGGCGACGGGCCGCAGAAGGCCGAGCTGGAAGCGAAATACCCGGACGTCGTCTTCACCGGCGCCAAGTTCGGCGAGGAGCTGGCCGCGCACTTCAACAGCGCCGACGTCTTCGTCTTCCCTTCGCTGACCGACACCTTCGGCCTGGTGATCCTGGAGGCCATGGCCACGGGCTCGCCGGTGGCCGGCTTCAACGCCCCGGGACCGGCCGACATCGTGCCGGGCTCGGGCGCGGGCGTGCTGGCGCCGGGCCGCACCGACGGGCTGCGGGAGGCCTGCATCGCTTGCCTCGACCTCGACCGCAAGCAGGTGCGCCGCTTCGCCGAGACCTTCAGCTGGCGCGCCTGCGCCGAGCAGTTCGTGAAGAACCTCGAGCCCTATCCGGAGCCTGAGAAGACGCGTTTCTGGCGCCGTCTGCGCCGTCTGGCGCGGCTTCGTCGCCGGCGCGAGGCGGCCTAG
- a CDS encoding hemolysin family protein gives MSLIAIVVVLLLVVLNGVFAMSELAVVSSRKGRLQALADGGDKAARVVLDLAEHPTRFLSAVQIGITLIGILAGAYGQATIASALDHWLETAIPPLAPWSEAIATGIVVVLITYISLVIGELVPKRLALLHPEPIARLIAPPLSLLAKVLKPFVMLLTASTGLVLRIMGVKEGNGSSITSDEVELMLAEGADAGLIEPEERTMIQEVMRLGDRPVRVAMTPRRDIFWVSLTDPAEQVLAEIRECPYSRIVVALGSDLDGDLAVVMKKDLLDAALSGQPLDLKSHLVTPIAIPDSMSLLRAMAMFKQTPMHIAFVVDEFGSLEGVVTAIDLLEMIAGDFNEAHDDDDHRILRREDGSWLVDGRVDIQDLRDALGRDFDLNSDYHTAAGLILDKAGRIPSEGEIFLIDGYDAEVIDMDGTRIDKLLFKARPDAGSISG, from the coding sequence ATGTCCTTAATCGCGATCGTCGTCGTCCTTCTCCTCGTTGTCCTCAACGGGGTCTTCGCCATGTCCGAACTGGCCGTGGTGTCCTCCCGCAAGGGCCGTCTGCAGGCCTTGGCGGATGGCGGAGACAAGGCGGCCCGCGTCGTCCTGGACCTGGCCGAGCACCCGACCCGCTTCCTGTCCGCCGTCCAGATCGGCATCACCCTCATCGGCATCCTGGCCGGCGCCTACGGCCAGGCGACGATCGCCAGCGCGCTGGATCACTGGCTCGAGACGGCCATCCCGCCCCTGGCGCCCTGGTCGGAAGCCATCGCCACCGGCATCGTGGTCGTGCTGATCACATATATCTCGCTGGTCATCGGCGAGCTGGTGCCCAAGCGCCTGGCCCTGCTTCACCCTGAACCCATCGCTCGCCTGATCGCGCCGCCGCTGTCCCTGCTGGCCAAGGTGCTGAAGCCCTTCGTGATGCTGCTGACCGCCTCGACCGGCCTGGTCCTGCGGATCATGGGCGTGAAGGAAGGAAACGGCAGCAGCATCACCTCCGACGAGGTGGAGCTGATGCTGGCCGAAGGCGCCGACGCCGGCCTGATCGAGCCGGAAGAGCGCACCATGATCCAGGAGGTCATGCGCCTGGGCGACCGGCCGGTGCGCGTGGCCATGACCCCCCGCCGCGACATCTTCTGGGTCTCGCTGACCGACCCCGCCGAACAGGTCCTGGCCGAGATTCGCGAATGCCCCTACTCGCGCATCGTCGTCGCCCTCGGCTCCGACCTGGACGGCGACCTGGCCGTGGTCATGAAGAAGGACCTGCTGGACGCCGCCCTGTCCGGTCAGCCGCTGGACCTGAAGAGCCACCTGGTCACGCCGATCGCCATTCCGGATTCGATGTCGCTGCTGCGCGCCATGGCGATGTTCAAACAGACGCCGATGCACATCGCCTTCGTGGTCGACGAGTTCGGCTCGCTGGAAGGCGTGGTCACCGCGATCGACCTGCTGGAGATGATCGCCGGCGACTTCAACGAGGCCCACGACGACGACGACCACCGCATCCTGCGTCGCGAGGACGGCAGCTGGCTGGTCGATGGCCGGGTCGATATCCAGGACCTGCGCGACGCGCTGGGCCGCGACTTCGACCTCAACAGCGACTACCACACGGCCGCCGGCCTGATCCTGGACAAGGCCGGGCGCATTCCGTCCGAAGGCGAGATCTTCCTGATCGACGGCTACGACGCCGAGGTGATCGACATGGACGGCACGCGCATCGACAAGCTGCTGTTCAAGGCCCGGCCCGACGCGGGCTCGATCAGCGGATAG